Within the Equus przewalskii isolate Varuska chromosome 1, EquPr2, whole genome shotgun sequence genome, the region TACTAGGttgtttgaaaaatcaaaatctttCTTGGGAAGGAAAGGCTTATTGTGGACAGGGTTAAGAAAAGTTTTATGGAATTAGGTGTAAGATCATGAAGGATGTGTAGGAGCTGGATTAGATATAGCATGTTTTTGTTTCCACTTAATGTATATGCAGTCATTTGTCAATGATGGGGATATGTGCTGAGagatgcattgttaggcaattttgtcattgtgtgaacatcatagagtgtacttacacaaacctagatagtatagcgtactacacacctaggctgtatggtactaatcttaatGGTTCCACTGTTGTGTATGCGGTCCATTGCATGtgtgttgactgaaacatcgttatgcagcacaGGACTAATTCAGCAAGCATGATACTTTGAAGTACTATGATCTTGTAATATGTACCTGGCCCCAAATAAGTCCCATTAACGGCTGGttctgttttctcacctgaaCTGTAGAGATGCCCAGTCCACCGCAGAATGTGGAAGCCTAAATGTCTGGTGGTGGAATGAAGGGTGTAAGCTCCACCAGTGGTGTCATTTCGCCCAATTCTGGTCTGACAGTGTGATCTTCTTGGTTTTGTGTCTTGAGGATTCCTTGGCATCTATATAGGCTGGCTCTCAATCTGTGGGCTGATGGATGGCAGTGGGTGGGGCCTTAAGAGTCATTAATTAGTGTCACTCAGGATTAAAAATAACTACTCACGTATTCCCCATTCATGTTTTATgtatattgttttaataatacTTTCCTTTTGTGTAGAGCACATGAAAATGTGCAAAGCTTTCACAGTGTCCTTCCAATTTAATCCTCCACAGGTAGGTTTTGTtattacagttgaggaaactgagacccagaaaagtTAACTGTCTTCCTCAGTGTTAGTCATGTATTAAATGACAGCCAGAACTGGATGCCAGGACTCCTAAGTTTTTTATCCAGTGTTACTTCCTGACATAATCCAGTGCTTTTTAGTATGGGCATTGAGTGCCAAGCTTTTTGACTTGAAATTCCTGTTAATGAAAGCATCTGATTTCAGGAGAATTGTATATAAAAACGTAAGGATTTGAGTCTGTTTAATTGCAGAGCAATAGTTAGACAAATGTTCTATTTCCTAAGTGAAGGATGATTGGCCTTTTCTATTGATacagtttttgttatttcttcactCTCCAGATAGCACAATTTCGGGTTGAAGTTCTCTTTTTCATTAGTTCAGATCAGCCATCTTCTTTAGACTTGTCTTTCTAACGGCCAAAGTGTACAGCCATCATTAGCAGACAAATTGTGAATCAGAACCCTCAGggtgtttttatatttatcttggaAGATTTCAGTTGCCTGCCTGTATACTGAGCTCTGAAAGATTAGATTTCTGGCTTATCTGTTGtagattttaaatttcagataagcCCTCCTCCATATTATGCCTTCCCTTTCAGTTGGTGTGCAATTAGGAATTGACAAAGCATATTTGCTACAAACATAAGATTATATCATGCACTTCAAATTGATCCCTAgattggattattttttctactgaTAACATCTGTTATACATAATGTAGTTTATATTATGCATGATATAAACCAGTTGTAGAGTAAATTTCCTTTAATTCCCTCcccctactttctttttcttttttaatgagaatGTGAAAGATGGTTGGAAAGGCATGAAACCTGATGAAGACTCTTATCTCAGAAAGACAGAATGTTGGGATTaccagagaattttttaaaaaaatctttttttatggtgTGGATTCCTACAATGGGTGCTTTCCTTTAaggattttcaagaaaaatttcataataaagatTGAGTATCAGTTATTATAAACTCAGATTTTAATCATGAGCTCTGTGATTAACCAAACTGACTTATTTAGTGTTTTATTCAATATCAGGTAGACTGGATGCAGTGCTAAAACATCCATTCCTTTGTTTTCCCCCACTGATTTTTGAATCCCCAGTAAAATTACTTTAGCAGAAGTTTGCTTAAAAAGGTGTGCAGTTTGTTGTTCACTTGAGAATTAGATAGAGGTTAAGTTGTGATAGATTGGTTGGAAATGTCAACTGTAAGTAAGTCGGCAGTCAGTAGCTACAGGCTAATTTGTAACTCTGTTTGTGTGTACTGAGAGAGTAGCCGAGGGTAGGAGTACTCAGCAAGCTAGAAAAAAGAGGACTAGTGAAATTACCAAATGTTCATTGGGTTTTTTGGTGTAAGTTAGGCAGTGGATTCTTCTAGGTTTACAAGAAAAAGTTCATGAAGTTTTTATTGTCTTATTAGGAATTTTCAACATCTGGTTCATCTAATACAGACACTGGTAAAGTTACTGGGACCTTGGAGACCAAATATAAATGGTGTGAGTATGGTCTGACTTTCACAGAAAAATGGAACACTGATAACACTCTGGGAACAGAAATCGCAATTGAAGACCaggtaacattttgaaaatgtgatttagtattaattatttaatttttgtatttcaaaaggaaataaagctgaaaacaaactctttttctttcaaaatagatTTGTCAAGGTTTGAAACTGACATTTGATACCACCTTTTCACCAAACACGGGGTAGGCCTGGACATTTTTATCtgctttaaatttaaaagcattccTCTTCTGTATATTTAGGAAAGTTGCACATTTACTGTTTGATAGTTTAGTCAACTGCCTTGTGGTggcaaatttctcttttcttcttcgtTTGTGCCCTCTCTGCAGAAGTTATATATGTAAATCTTTCCCACAGGCATCAGTTTTAagtcagtttgttctttttccagaaagaaaagtggtAAAATCAAGTCTTCTTACAAGAGGGAGTGTATAAACCTTGGTTGTGATGTTGACTTTGATTTTGCTGGACCTGCAATCCATGGTTCAGCTGTCTTTGGTTATGAAGGCTGGCTTGCTGGGTACCAGATGACCTTTGACAGTGCCAAATCAAAGCTGACAAGGAATAACTTTGCAGTAGGCTACAGGACTGGGGACTTCCAGCTGCACACTAATGTGTGAGTATTTCTTTTGTGGGATATTATGGTGTAGGCCTTGAGGACGATTCTTATTAATCTAGGTAGAATCTAAGGGATTTCTTTTAACATAAAAAGGAGATCATCCTTGGGCCATTTCTAGGTTGCCCCTCCAAAATGTGTGGTAAAAAATGTCTGACTTTTGGTGCTGAGAGAGTAAATATTCATTCCATATGAAGCTTGATGTGCTTTGGATTTTTAGAAGAGGCTAAGACTTTGCCAGACTCTGCCAGTGCATTCATTtgatgtaatgtaatgtaattatATTAATGTAATTACAGACTTAATTGTCTGTAATGTGTGAGGTGCTGATTTGATAGGATTGCCTAAAATGTATGGTGTTTTTACTTAACCCAAAGTAGATGAATATGTGGAAAGgacttaaaaagaattttttttcccttataaaaataatgcattgaCAGATAATAGAAATtcaatgaagaaaaccaaaatttcCCATAATCCCACCACTTAGATATATAATCTTTGTTAATGTTTTGGTGTTTCAcctttttatatgtgtatatgtatgtaaaatacaTACTGAAAAGGCTGTTTTATAACCCTTTCCTCAGTacattttgataattttcctATAGCATTTTGTATTCTACATTGTGATCCTTAGTGGCTATGTGGCAATTCCGCCTGGGTGGATGTACCATGATTTATTTGACCAGTCCTTGTTTTTTGGACATAAGTTGAGAAGAGACCTTTTAAAACTTTCAGGTTTtcggggtcagcccagtggcgcagtggttaagttcgcacgttccacttctcagcggcccggggttcactggttcagatcccgggtgtggacatggcaccgcttggcaagccatgctgtggtaggcgtcccacatataaagtagaggaagatgggcacggatgttagctcagggccagtcttcctcagcaaaaagaggaggattggcagcagttagctcagggctaatcttcctcaaaaaaaaaaaaaccaaactttcaGGTTTTCTGTGGAACAGTAGAGATGCATGTGAGCAATGgcttttatttaaatgtgatGCTATAATATCACTCTAGTGCTTTAGACATATTACATTGTGTATTCTacatttactaatttaaaatatcttacagCAATGATGGGACAGAATTTGGAGGATCAATTTATCAGAAAGTATGTGAAGATCTTGACACTTCAGTAAACCTTGCTTGGACATCAGGTACCAACTGCACTCGCTTTGGCATTGCAGCTAAATATCAGTTGGATCCTACTGCTTCCATTTCTGTAAGTACTACTGTGGACTTAGAATGGGGTTTTAGTAGTGAGAATTAATCttttagtatattaaaaatttgaaCTGTGGTTCACACAATCCCCAGTTTACACCTAAATTGGAATTAGAACTTGGAATGGTGCTTTTTCTATGGAGGCAGTGTTAGAAGTTGGATATCCAGGCCCCaggagtttctttttctttttctaattaaaaaaaaaatttttttttttaaagattttgcttttttcctttttctcccaaagccgcctggtacatagttgtgcatcttctagttgtgggttcttcttgttgtggcatgtgagatgccacatcagcatggtttgatgagcggtgccatgtccgtgcccgggatttgaactggcaaaaccctgggctgccgaagcagaggcggcaaacttaaccactcggccatggggccggcccccccaacCAGGagtttttttaacttcaaaagcTGCTGAATTAATTTAGGTAATCCTGAGCCCCAAGCCTGTCTAAGCCCAGGGAGCTAATATTTTGGGCCCTGACAGTTTTTATCTCTGTCAGAGAATAATTGTACTGTAATTGTTactttgtctttctgtctttttatgaGGAATAATAGTACTTTAATTGTTACTTTGACTTTGTCATTTTGTGGTTTACAAAATATCTTCAATTTGATCTGAAGGGTCTG harbors:
- the VDAC2 gene encoding voltage-dependent anion-selective channel protein 2: MATCGQSCPRPMCVPPSYADLGKAARDIFNKGFGFGLVKLDVKTKSCSGVEFSTSGSSNTDTGKVTGTLETKYKWCEYGLTFTEKWNTDNTLGTEIAIEDQICQGLKLTFDTTFSPNTGKKSGKIKSSYKRECINLGCDVDFDFAGPAIHGSAVFGYEGWLAGYQMTFDSAKSKLTRNNFAVGYRTGDFQLHTNVNDGTEFGGSIYQKVCEDLDTSVNLAWTSGTNCTRFGIAAKYQLDPTASISAKVNNSSLIGVGYTQTLRPGVKLTLSALVDGKSINAGGHKLGLALELEA